The genomic window GGCCGGCGACGCCTGGGTCCACGCGCTGCCCAGCGAGCGCTCGGACATATCGGTGAAGTCGAAGAGGGTCTCGGTGATCTTGCGAACGTCGGCGCGCCGCTCGGCCGTGGAGAGCGTCTTGACCGCCGGGCCGCCCTGGCTGGAGAAGACCTGCTGCACCGCTGTCTGCACCGTCTCCGTCGGGCCGGCCGCTGTCGCGGTGCCCGCCGCTGCCAGCAGCACTGCCATCATGATGTTCAACATCGCGTCTGCGCTCCCTTAGTGGTGGTTTCGCCCTCGTGACAGGGCAGCCTCGTAATTTCAGTCTCTCACAGGTTATGAGACGTAGCGACCCGTTGAGAATTCAGTGTCGAAGATTCGGGGTGCCGGGGCAAAATGGCCGCAATGACGCGCAATTGGACGGTGGGCGTCGACGCGGGCGGCACCTGGCTGCGTGTGCTCGCCGTTGACGGGCGCGGGCGGCGGCTGGTCATGCGGAGGCCCGCGTCCCGCGATCTGCGAGCCGCGCTCGGCGCGACCTGGCGACGCTGGCGACTCGGGCTCGCCCGGGTGGCGCACCTGGTCGTGGCCACGCGCGGGGTCTGGACGGCCTCGGAGCGCCGCGCCGCGGCCGCGAGCCTGCGGGGCCTCGCGCGACGGGTGACCGTCCTCTCCGATGCCGAGGCCGCGCACCTCGGCGCGCTCGGCGGTCGCCCGGGACTGCTCGTGCTCGCGGGCACGGGCTCGATCGTGCTCGGCCGCGGCGCGAGCGGCCGCTGGGTCCGCGCGGGCGGGCTCGGCCCGCTGTTCGGCGACGGCGGCTCCGCCTTTGCCCTCGGCCGCGACTGGCTCGCCGCGGTTCATCCAGCGCGCGCGCGCCGGCTTGCGCAGGCTCCCAATGCCGTCCTGCTGGTCGCGGCGTTCGCCCCGCGGGTGCTTAAGCTCGCCCGCCGCGGGCGGGGCCCCGCGCGTCTCGCGGTGACCCGGGGCGCCTTCGCTCTGGCGCTGACCATGCGCGCTGCCGCCCGAGAAGCGCGGCTGTCTTCACCGATAGGCGTCAGCTGGGCGGGCAGCCTCCTCGAAGACCGCGCCTACCGGTTAGAGGTCTGGCGCATGGCGCGCGGGCTCGGGCTCGGGATCGCGCCCGTCGCGCCCCGCGAGAGCGCGCTCGAGGCCGCGGCGCGCCTCGCCCGCGGGCGCCCGCGCTGAATCGTCCTATCCGCCTTTCCTCCTCCACCACGCCCACGCTGCAGGGCCCGTGAGCGCGGCCACGACTCCGGCCGCGGTGTTCTTCCAGCCCGCCGTCGCCATCGCCAGGAGCGCCGCCGCCGACGGCAGCGCCGCCGTCAGCCAGAGGCCCGCGCCGCCGCCGCCCACGCGCCACGGGCGCGGCAGCGCGGGCTCCCGCAGGCGCAGCGCGACGAATGCGGCGAGCTCGAGCAGGAGCGTGAGCGAGTAGAGCCAGACGTTCAGCACGATGAGCTCTTTGAAGGACCAGAGCGCGAAGACGCTGTAGACGGCGCTCGACAGGAGCACCGCGGCCCAGGGCACGCCGGTCCGCGGATGCGTTGCCGCCAGCCAGCGAGGCAGCTGGCCCTGGAGCGCCAGCGCGTAGGGCAGCCGCGAGTTGGTCAGCACGAGCGAGAGAAAGAGGCCGGCCGTGGCCGTGACTGCGCCCGCGGCGACCGCGCCCGCGAGCCAGGGCCCGCCGACCAGGCCGGCGACGACCGGCCAATGGCCGGTCTCCCAGCGCTGCCAGTCTCCCGTCGCGGCCAGTCCGGCGGCCATGGGGACGATGTAGGCGAGCGCGATCAGCGGAAGCGACCACCAGAGCGCGCGGCGGTACGAGGCCCCGGCTTGGCTCGTCTCACCCAGCACCGTGCTCGGCGTGTCCCACCCGGAGTAATTCCACATCATGACCGCGATCCCGACGCCGAGCCCGCTCCAGAGCCCCTGCCCCGGCGCGGCGAAGGGCGACCAGGGCGCGTGCCCGGCATGTGAGGCCGCGGCGGCGGAGAGGACGACGATGGGCGCAAGCGCGCCGGCCGAGAGGGCCACGGCGCCCCAGCCGGTCACGCGCACGCCGGAGAGGTTCACGGCCGTGAGGAGCCAGACGAAGCCGAGCGCCAGCAGCCAGCGCTCGACGGCCGTCATCTCGGGGCGCCAGAAGCGCAGGTAGTCCGCGAAGAGCGCGGGGTACACGGCCACGTCCACGAAGCTGTTGAGCCAGCTCCACCAGCCGACCTGGAAGCTCCAGAAGGGGCCGAACGCGCGCCGCACCCAGGCGACGTAGCCGCCTTCCTCGGGCAGCGCCGAGGCCATCTCCGCCATGGCGAGAGCGATGGGCGTGCTGACGAGGAGCGGCGTGAGCGCCAGCAGCAAGAGGGTGAGGCCGGGGCCGAAGACGGATACCGCATCCTCGATGCCGTAGGGGCCGCCGCTGACGTTGAAGAAGACGACGGCCAGCAGCGGGAGGAAGGAGAGGCGCTGGCGCGCGGCAGCCCTCACGCCGACTGCGCGGCGCGGATCAGGTCGGGCAGCCCCTGGAGCCACAGATCGATCGGCGTCTCGGCGTCCACGATGATCTCGAGCTTGCCGCTGGGCAGCCGCCGCACCCGCCCCTTGCCCGTGCCCAGCGGGATGACCACCTGCTCCCGGTGGACGCCCATGGCGTCGATGACGGCGAAGATCTTGTTGATCTCGTTCATGCTTACGGCGTCTAGCATGGAAGCCCTCCCCCGACGGGCATCCTAAGTTGTGATAGCCTCTGGGTCAATGCGACTGATCGTTGCGCTCGCGGCCCTCGTCCTCTCGACCGGC from Candidatus Rokuibacteriota bacterium includes these protein-coding regions:
- a CDS encoding APC family permease, with translation MRAAARQRLSFLPLLAVVFFNVSGGPYGIEDAVSVFGPGLTLLLLALTPLLVSTPIALAMAEMASALPEEGGYVAWVRRAFGPFWSFQVGWWSWLNSFVDVAVYPALFADYLRFWRPEMTAVERWLLALGFVWLLTAVNLSGVRVTGWGAVALSAGALAPIVVLSAAAASHAGHAPWSPFAAPGQGLWSGLGVGIAVMMWNYSGWDTPSTVLGETSQAGASYRRALWWSLPLIALAYIVPMAAGLAATGDWQRWETGHWPVVAGLVGGPWLAGAVAAGAVTATAGLFLSLVLTNSRLPYALALQGQLPRWLAATHPRTGVPWAAVLLSSAVYSVFALWSFKELIVLNVWLYSLTLLLELAAFVALRLREPALPRPWRVGGGGAGLWLTAALPSAAALLAMATAGWKNTAAGVVAALTGPAAWAWWRRKGG
- a CDS encoding BadF/BadG/BcrA/BcrD ATPase family protein → MTRNWTVGVDAGGTWLRVLAVDGRGRRLVMRRPASRDLRAALGATWRRWRLGLARVAHLVVATRGVWTASERRAAAASLRGLARRVTVLSDAEAAHLGALGGRPGLLVLAGTGSIVLGRGASGRWVRAGGLGPLFGDGGSAFALGRDWLAAVHPARARRLAQAPNAVLLVAAFAPRVLKLARRGRGPARLAVTRGAFALALTMRAAAREARLSSPIGVSWAGSLLEDRAYRLEVWRMARGLGLGIAPVAPRESALEAAARLARGRPR